In Polyangiaceae bacterium, the genomic window CCACTTGCTCTCCGGCGACGTTGGCCACGAAGATGTTCTCGGGCTTCACGTCCTGGTGCACGATCGACACCGCCGTCCCGTCTGCCGCGGTGAAGTCGTGCGCGCGCGCCAACGCCTGCGCCACCGGCCCGAGCAGCCGCACCAGCTTCTTCAGCGGCGGCGGGGGCATTTGGTCGGCGGCGCGGTGGTGGATGATGGCCGCGAGCGTCTCCCCTTCGAGCCACTCGAGCACCATGTAGGGAACGAAGGTGCCGTCCTTGGTGGTGATGGCGTCGATGTGCAGCGGACGCACCACGGTCGGGATGCTCGACGAGAGCTGGAACAGGAGCGCGGCCTCCGCCTTGAACTGTGCGAGGAACTCCGCCTGCCGCTCCGGCCCGACCTTACGGGACAGCTTGAGGCACTTGAGCGCGACCTTGGCGCCGAAGCCGGCGTGGTGCGCCCGATAGACGATGGCGAAGCCGCCTTCGGCCACGACTGCTTCGACCTCGTAGGTGCCCGCGATGGCGGTACCCACGATTCCGAACAGGTCCTTGGCCATGATCGACCCACCATAGCGCGAGCCCGCGCCGGCACCGAGTCCGGAGTTTTTGCAGGCAGAGGGCCGCGGGGTGGTTAGAGTCGGCTTCGGTGCAAGCTGCCCCGAGCCCCGAGCGCCCCGGCTTTCGAGCGGGGTTTTCGTCCATCTTCGCCGGCGCCGCGTTCCTGGTCCGAACCCCGAAGAGCTGGCCCTTCGCGTGGGTGCCGGCCCTGGTGCTGGTGGTGCTGGCGCTCGGCCTGGGCTGGGCAGCGATCAGCGGCGTGAACGCACTGGTCGACGGCTGGCTCGGCGCAGCCACCAGCTGGTACGGCAAGGCGGCGGCCAGCGCGCTCACCTGGCTCGGCTCCGTGCTGGGCGCCATCCTCGGCCTGCTCGTCGCGCTCGCGCTGACGCCGCCCCTCTCCAGCCCCGCGCTGGAGCACATCGTCGGGCTCGCCGAGCGGGAGCTCGGGGCACCCGACCGCGCCCCGCTCGGCTTCCTCGTGGAGATCTGGTGCGGCGCGCGCGCGCAGGCCTTCGCGGCGCTCTTCGCGGTCCCCATCCTCGCCCTGCTCTGGGTAGCCGAGCTCCTGTTCGCTCCGGCGGTGTTCGTGACGGTGCCGCTGAAGCTCTTGGTCTCGGCGCTCTCGCTCTCGTGGAACCTCTTCGACTACCCGCTCACGCTGCGCGGCGTGCGCATGCGCGACCGCCTAGGGATGGTGCTCGCCTACAAGGCCGCAGCGCTGGGCTTCGGTCTCGCGTTCGCGATCCTGTTCTGGATCCCGTGCTTCGGCGTGTTGCTGTTGCCGGTGGGGGTCGCCGCCGCGACGCGCCTGGTGTGGCGCATCCTCGACAGCGACCCGAACCTCTTGCCCGGAGTGCCTCGCCGAGCGCTCAGCTCAGATCGACTGCTATCCCCAGCCGACGCCGCAGCTGGAAGTAGCGATCGCTCGTGACGAAGGCGACCAGGTCGCGCTGAAGCTCGCCGAGCTTCCCTTCCTCGGCCTCGAGCAGGCCGCAGGCCGTGGGCAGGTCGTTGCAGAGCGCGAGCCCCGCGCGCGCCGACGTCTTCTCGGCGGCGCTCGACCAGCGCTGCAGGTTGGTGCGCCCGCCCTCCTCGACGAAACGCAGGAAGAACCCGCGCAAAGCGTCCTTGTGCTGCGCCTCCAGCACCGGCTCGATCGCTGCGGCGATGGGAGCCACGCGCCTCTTCATGTCCTCGGCGATGGGCAGACCCGGGTTGCCGATGGTGAGCGCTGCCAGGAACAGATCTTCCAGATCCGGAACCGCGGAGAACAGCGTGCGCACGAAGTGCTCCTGTCGGTATCCGGAGAGGTGACGCCCGACCAAGAACGCGTGTTCGAGCTGCGTGCGACCGCTGAGCACGCGCTTGCCGATGAACGTCGAAGGAGGCACGCCGGGGATGTGCTCGTAGCCGGCGTCGCGATCTTTCTCCAAGTAGATGGACGGCACCGGCAAGCTCAGAATCGCAGCACCCCACGGCAGCGCACGGACCGCCGTCACCGTGGCCTTCGCAGGGTCCTGCTTGAGCTCGGGCTTGGGCATCGGAAGCTTGCCCTCGCGGCGCAGGGCCGTGACGCGTCCGAGCAACACGGCGGGCGCGATCACGCCGAAGATTTGTCCGGTCAGCACCTCCTCCTCGGGGTGGAAGACGCACTCGTACCAGGTCTGCGGCGCGACGCCGGCCCGCGGCGCGATCAGGGTCTGGGAGCGGTGCTTCTCGAAGAGCTGGCGCTCGGTGTCGTTGGCCTGCCCGGTCGCGACCAGCGCTTGGGCGGCGCACCACTGCTTGTCGAGCTCGCTGCGCGCCCCGTAGATGCGATAGAGCTGGCGAATCGCCGGGCCGTTCAGCGGATCGCGGCGCACTCGGCGCCAGGCGTCTTCGGGGTCCTCACTCGCGTCCTCAACCGACGTCTCGAGATCCGTCAGATCGACCTCCACGTTGATGGCAGCCTGCGCGCGGCGCAGCTCGTCTTCGAGCTCGCGGACCCGCCCCTCGAGCTGCTCGATGCGCTTCAGCAGGAGCGCGCGTCCCGCGTCGCCGGCGGCCTCGACCTTGATCGGGGCGAGCGAGGGCGCGGGCTCCTCGTAGTGCTCGACGACCCGCACCTTGTGGTGGGTCTCGTAGGCCGCCATGATGGCCTGCTCCAGGCGCAACAGGCGCCCGCGGTCGAGGCCCATGTTGTCCGCAGCCTTCTCCAGGCGCTGGCGCTCTTCGGCGGTGATGATGCCGTCCGCCAGCACCTCGGCGAACAGCTCTTCGTACTGCTGCTCGAGGGGCCCGAGGCCCAGCGCCCCCGAAATCTCGCCGGGCACGAAGCCCTGGACGTGCTCGAACCCACCTTCGGTCGTGGCGTCGGTCATCCCACACTCTCCTCCTCGAAGCGGCCTCGGACTTTCGCCCGGGACGGCCTTCCGAGCAACCGTTCCGAAAAGCGTGTTACGCTTTCGTGAGCCCACCCGCCTCCACAAGGAGCCCTGAAGTGCACCTCCGCCACCTTTCCAAGCACGCGCTCGTCGCTTCCATGGCCTTGGCCCTCTGGTTCGGAGGCTGCGGCTCCGACGACGGAGGCGGCGGCACGGCCGGAGGCGGCGGCTCCGCCAACGGCAGCGGGACCGGCGGCGGCAGCGGCTCCGGCAGCGGTGGTCTGGCGTTCGGCGGCGGCGGCGGCGGCACTGGAGGCCTCGCCATCGGCGGCGGGGGTGGCGCCGGCGGCTCCTCCGGCGACGCCTGCGCCACGACCGTGGTCGAGAGCACGCTCGTGCCCGCGAACTTGTTCCTGGTCATCGACCGCAGCGGCAGCATGGACTGCAACCTGCCGTCGGACGGCCAGCCCTCGACGCAGTGCGAGGCCTTCCCCAAGCCCATCGACACCACCAAGCCGACCAAGTGGGCGCTGACCCAGACCGCGCTCCAGCAGGCCATCGACGACCTGGCACTCGCGGGCAACACCAGCGCGGGCACGGTCGTGTTCCCGCGCCCCGCCAGCGACTGCAACGTGACGCAGACGCCCGACGTGCCCATCGCCAACCTGGACGCGACGCAGGTCACCGCGCTGAAGACCTTCCTGAGCGGCGTGGTCCCGAAGGGCAAGACGCCGCTCGCCGGCGCGACCATCCTCTCCTACGCGCACCTCTACGAGTTGCTCAAGGCGGGCACCCTGACGGGCAACCTGTTCGTCGTCTTGCTCACCGACGGCTTCGAGAGCTGCGCCCCCGCCGAGCTCGGCAAGCTGCTCTCCACGGACGTGCCCACGGCGTACAACCAGCTCAACATCCGCACCTTCGTCATCGGTGTGCCGGGTAGCGAGAACGGCCGGGCGCTGCTCTCGCAGATCGCCTACGAAGGCGGCACCGCCAAGAGCTCGACCTGCACGCACAACGCCACGCCCGCCGACGTCGGCGACTGCCACTTCGACATGACCAAGAGCGCGAATTTCAGCACCGACTTGCAGGCCGCGCTGGCGCAGATCAGCGGCACCGTGCTCTCGTGCGAGATCAACGTGCCGAAGCCGCCGCCCGGCAAGAAGATCAACACCAACGACGTCAAGGTGACGGTCACGGGCAACGCGGTGACCCAGGACTCGTCCACGACCTGTGACCAGGCGAACGGTTGGCAGTTCAGCCCGGACAAGGCGAAGATCTTCTTGTGCGGCACGGCCTGCGACGACGCCAAGAAGCCGAACGCCAAGATCGAGCTCGACCTCGGGTGCCTTCAGGACATCCGCTGATCGAGAGCACACCCGGGCGCCGCTTCGGCGCGCTATTCGCCGGTACGCTCGGCGTGATGTGCCTCCACGCCTGCTCGGCGGCGCCCTCGAGCGCCGTCCCGGAGCCGCCGCGACTCGACGCCTCGGCGCACGCACCTCTACCGAAGGCCGACGCCCAGGCGGACGCCGAGCCGGTCGAAGACGCGTCGCCGGCCGACGCGCTCGCCGGCGACGCCGCCGACGCGAGTGACGCCGAGCTCTCGGCTCGACCTGTCCCGGTGTTGCTGATCGAGCGCCCATACCTGGCCTGGGCTCGGCCACGCCCGAAGGGCGAGGTCGCCGCCGGCGCCCACGACGAGCTCCTGGCGCGCTGGAACCTCGGCGGAACGTCCGATCCGGACTTCCTTTCGAACCGACCGAGCTACCACCCGGGCACGCGGGTCAAGGTCGAGGCGCGGGTGGTGTCCGGCAAGCTGCCCAAGGCCGCGCCGGTCGATCGCCGCACTGGCAAACCCGCCGTGGTGCTCAGCGAGACCAGCCTGCTGGCTCGCTCCAGAAAGCATGGCTACTGGCCCTACCGCCTGTGCTTCGAGCGCGCGGTGCAGCAGCAGGGCAAACAGAAGGGCGGCGAAACGGTGCTCAGCTTCGCCGTGGACGCCCGCGGTCGCGTCGGCCGCCCGCGCCTGCTCCGGACCAAGCTCGATTCCGCCGAGGTGGTCGAGTGCCTGCTCGCCGAGACCCGCGAGCTCCCGCTGCTGCCGCCGCCCCGGCGAATCCAGGTCGAGCTATCCGTGCAGGTCTGGCCGGGAGACGCGCCCTTGCCGTCGCTCCCGCCGTCGCCGGCCGACCCTGCCCTGGCCGGCCCGCTCGACGGCGAAGCCCTGGAGAAGGCCCTGGAGGTCGAGCGCGAGGCCTTCACGAGCTGCTACGCGCAGGGGCTCGCACGGGACCCTGGACTTTGGGGCCGTATCCAAGCGCACGTGCAGCGCGACGCCCGCGGGCGGGTGACGGCAGCCCGCCAGAGCGAGAGCCGGTTCCCGGACCCCGAAGTGGTCGCCTGCGTGCTCGGGCGGCTCAAAGAAACCCGACTGCCTGTCGGCGGGGGACCCGGCTTCGAAATTGCCCTGCGCCTGGGACGTGAGCCCGACCGGCCTCCCGCTGCCACGCCCTGAAAAACCCATTGATTCGTAGATTTGGCTGATCGCGCGGGAGCGCGAGCCGAAATGAGGCGCTCGGGCGTCTGCTGCGACAAGCGCGCTTTTGGCGCTTGGCCGGGCCGTCCCAGTGTGGGAAGGTCCCGCCCGCTGTGACCGTAGCCCGCCAATACGAGGGCTGCTCACGGCAGAGTTTGGTTGGACCTGAAGGAGGGTTTCTTGAAGATGCGTACTTTGCGAAACACGTCGGTTACGGCGTCCGCGGTGGTGCTGCTGGCGCTCAGCGCCGGCGCGTTCATGGGCTGCACGGCTGAAGCGAGCATGAGCGGCTCGATGGAGGCTGGAAATGCTCCTCCTCCGCCGCCCCCGGCGACCCCTCCGGATGACGATGGCGACGGCATCGCCAACGCGGACGACAAGTGCCCCGCCGAGAAGGAAGACGGCCAGCCGCCGGACCCCAAGGACGGCTGCCCGAACCAGGATCCGGACGGCGACGGGGTGATGGGCGCTGCTGACAAGTGCCCGAACGAGCCGGAGACCAAGAACGAGTTCGAGGACGACGACGGCTGCCCGGACAAGAAGCCGCTGGTCATGCTGGTCGGATCCGAAGTGAAGATCAGCCAGAAGATCCAGTTCAAGAAGGGCTCCGCCGGCATCGAGGACGAGTCCAAGCCGATCTTGGACGCGGTCGCGGACGTGCTGAAGAAGAACCCCGACCTGCAGCTGGTCGAGGTCGGCGGCCACGCCTCGAAGGAGGGCGACGCCGGCTTCAACAAGACGCTCACCCAGAAGCGCGTGGACTCGGTCTCCAAGGAGCTCGTGACCCGCGGCGTCGAGAAGGAGCGCCTGTTCTCGCAGGGCTACGGCTTCTACTGCCTGGTGGACACGGGCGAGACGCCCGAGGCGATGGAGAAGAACCGTCGCGTCGAGTTCAAGATCCTGTGGCGCGGCGGCAAGGCCACGGACCAGACGCGCGGCTGCGAAGCTGCGGAAAAGGCCGGCGTCAAGCCGAAGGCCCTCCCGGCCAAGCCGTGGGAGGCCAAGAAGGAGGCCGCTCCCAAGGCCGAAGAGGCCAAGCCGGCGGCCGCTGGAGAGAAGAAGCTCGCGAAGCCGGCTGCCGAGAAGAAGTAGCTCGACGCTTCGGGCTTCGGCTCGAGACGGGCGCGGCGCTCCGGCACCGCGCCCGTTTTCTTTTTGTGCTGTGGCGCCGTGGCGCCTGATTCTGCGGGGGCAGCAAGAGCTGACAGGGGCGACGTGGTAGCTAGTCGGGTGTGGGCTGGCTGCTGTTCGCATTGTTCGTGGTCCTGCCCTTCGTGGACCTCGTGCTGCTCCTCCGGGTCGGCGGCCTGATCGGCTTCTGGCCCACGGTCGCGCTCACGGTGGGCACGGGCGCCCTGGGCGCGTGGCTCGCCAAGCGGGAGGGCTTGCGCGTGTGGCGCGCCTGGGCGCGCGCTCTGGCGGAGCTACGCACGCCGGAGCAGGGCATCATCGACGGAGTGCTCGTGATCGCCGGCGGTGCGCTCTTGATGGCGCCGGGGGTCCTCACCGATGTGGTCGGTCTGTCGTTTCTGATCCCGCCGACGCGCCGGCTCGTCGCCCGGCTGGTGCGAGCGGCCGTCGATCGCCGCATCGCGAGCGGTCGGATCCACGTCGTGACGAGCGGCTTCGGCTCCATCGATGCAGCGGGCGGCGCCCCCGGAGGCGACGTGGTGGACACGACCGGCGAGAGCGTCGGCGAGGCGCCGGAGCTGACGCAGCCGAAGGGCGACTGAGTCGCCGTGACCGCCGCGGTATCGCGGGCCGCGCCGGCTGCCACCGAGGACTGAGTCCCCCAAATACGACAACGCCCACCCGGCAAGAGCCGAGTGGGCGTTGGTCGGAGCTCGGGAGCTCGGTCAGTCGGTGCTGGCGTCGCTGGTGGTGCCACCCGTGCCGCCCGTGCCGCCCGTGCCGCCCGTGCCGCCCGTGCCCGCGTCCGTGCCGCAGCTCGGGATGCCCGGGTTGATGGCGCCGTCTTGCGAGTTCTTCGGGTTGAAGCACGCACCCTTGCGCTTGAGGTAGTTCTTGATGCTGGTCGCATCCGCGCTGGTGCCGAAGTCGCTGCAGACCAGGCCCGGCGTCTTGCAATCCGCGTTGCAGTCGCAGAACTGGATGCAGAGACCGAGATCACCCAGTCCGGGTCCGCCGTTGTCCGCGACCACGCTGGTGGCGTACATGCAGAACGACGGCGCGGGGCCGCTGCCGCTCCAGCCGCAGGACGGGTTGGCGCCGATGGTGCAGGCGGAGCCGCAGCTTCGGAGGTCGTCTCCGAAGTTGATGCAGACGCCCTCGCAGTCCGAGGTGCCCGCGTCTTCGTTCACCGTGCACGCCTCACCGAGCTTCTTGCCGGTCAGCGCGCCCGCGGTGCAGAGGCCCGACTGCGGGTTGCACTTCAGGCCGGTGCCGCAGTCCGCGTCCGCGTTGCAGCGCGGCACGCAGGCGGGGATGATCGGATGGCACTTGTTGTCGTTGCCGCAGGCCTCGCCCGTCGGGCAGTCGTAGTTCGGCGGGCCGCAGTCGCCGCCCGCGGTCGAGCCGAGCAGGCCGCTACAGGCCATCTCCGGGCGCCCGTGGCACTTCTTGGAGTCGAAGGCCTGCAGGCCGGACGGGCCGAAGCTGCAGCCCTCGAGGCAGTAGCCCTTGCCGGTGTCGTAGTTCAGGCAGATCGCGTTGGAGGCGAACTGTCCGCAAACGCTCGGATCGGCCGAGCACTCCGCGGTGCAGAGCCCCTTCGGCGCTCCCTCGCCGTCCAAGTCGGTGCCGCTGGCGAGCAAGCAGGTGAGGCCAGCGCCGCACTCTGCGTCCTTGGTGCACTTCGCGCCGAGCTTGGTGGCCGTCCCGCCGCCGGTGCCGCCGCCGCCCGTGGCGCCCGAGCCGCCAGCGCCGCCGACTGCGCCGCCAGCGCCGCCGACCGGCCCGCCGCCGACGCCGCCGCTCGCGGTCGCGCCGCTGCCGCCGCTGCCGCCGCCGCTGTCACTGCTACACGCGAACGTCGAACCGCCGAATGCAGCGGCCAACAAACCCAAACCCAACCAAGGAATATATCGTTTCATGGCGTCCCGAGCCTCCTAGACAAACCAGCGGCGGACCGCTTAGCACGGCCGGCCGAACCCACCAAGCCTTACTTCGCGAACCGGGTCGCGCAACCCGCTTGCGGTGGATTCTCGAACAGCCGAGACCCCGCGCGCCGGACCGCACGCCGCTCGTTCGACGGTGGCTGTGGGCCGTCTATTCCCGCGGCCGCCGAACTTCCCCCCGCGTGGCCAAAAACCGCGATGATTGCCCAGATGCGAGTGCTCGTCGCGCCGGACAAGCTGAAGGGCAGCCTGACCGCGAAGGCCGCGGCGGAGGCGATGGCGCGGGGCGTCGAGCGCGCCGGCGGGAGCGTGATCGGGGTGCTTCCCCTCGCCGACGGCGGCGAGGGCAGCTTGGAGGCGCTGCTCGCTGCCTGGGGCGGCGAGCTCCGCTCGGCCCGGGTGAAGGGCGCGCTCGGCCACGAGGTCGTCGCGCGCCTCGGACTGCTCGAAGGCGGACGCACCGCGCTCGTCGAGAGCGCCGAAGCCATCGGGCTCGCCCGGCTCAGCGCTCACCGGGACGTGCTCTCGGCGTCGAGCTACGGCGTGGGCCAGCTGATCCGCGCGGCGCTGGACGCGGGCGTGGAGCGCGTGCTGATCGCGCTCGGTGGCAGCGCGACCAACGACGGCGGCGCCGGCGCGCTGCAAGCGCTGGGTCTCGAGCTGGTGGGAGCGCCCTGCCCCGTGACCGCGCGGGACCTCGACCGCGTCACGCGCCTCGAGCGCGGCAGCGTGGATCCGCGCCTGGCGAAGGTCGAGGTCGTCGCGCTGTGCGACGTGTCGAGCCCGCTCACTGGACCGACCGGCGCGTCGCTGCTGTTCGCAGCGCAGAAAGGCGCGAGCGCGGACGAAGCGCGGGCGCTCGACCGCGCGCTCGCACGCCTCGCAGAGCTGGCGGGCTTCGCCGCGGACACACCGGGCGCCGGCGCGGCAGGGGGGCTCGGCTTCGGCCTCGCGGCGTTCGCCGGCGCGCGGCTCGCGCCGGGCGCGGACTTCGTGCTCGACGCCGTCGAGCTCGAGCGCCGCCTGCGGGACGCGGAGCTGGTGCTCACGGCCGAAGGCTGTCTGGACGCGCAGACGCTGCAAGGCAAGCTGGTCTGCCGGCTCGGGGAGCGCTGCCAGCGCGCGGGCGTCCCGGTGATCGCGTTCGCCGGCCGCGTCGCCGTCGAAGCCGCGCTGCTCGCCGAGCACGGCTTGATCGCGGCCTTCCCGCTGGCCGACGGCCCGATGACCGAGGCGGAGAGTGTGGCGCGCGCCGGCGAGCTGCTCGCGGGCGCGGTGGAGCGCGTGCTCGCGCTGTCAGCGCGCCTTCGACGGACAGAGCACGCGTAGCGCGTTGCCCGCGAGCACCTTGCGCACCTCGTGCCTCGGCATGCCGGAGTCCGCGAGCGCTTGGCCGAGGCGCGGAAAGCGCGTCGCATTCAAGAGCGCGTGCGGCGGCGTGATCCCGCCCTCGAATCCCGAGCCGATCGCCACCGCGTCGATGCCCGCCACTTTGGCCACGTGCCGGATGTGCGCGACCACGTGCGACAGCTCCGCCTCGCGACCTCGGGCCAGAAGGCGCCGGTGGAAGCTGATGCCGACCACACCGCCGCTCCGCCCGATGTCGGCGAGCTGGGAGTCCGTGAGGTTCCGCGGGTGCTCGGCCAGCGCCCGCGCGTTGGCGTGGGACGCCACCACCGGCGCGCCGGTCTCGCGAGCGATCTCGAGCACGTCCCGGAGCGTCATCTCGGAGGCGTGGGACACGTCCACGACGCCGCCCGCGGCGTACACCTTGCGCGTCACTTCCCTGCCGAGCGGGGTGAGCCCGGTGAGCACGGGGGGCGGCGTCATCGCGCTGGTCGCGAGCTCGCCGTCGCGATCGTGGACCAGACCGAACAGGCGCACGCCGCGCGTGGCCCAGAGCCCGGCGCTGGTCGGCGCCGCCGCCAAGGTCGCTCCGCCTTCGAGGGCGAGCCAGGTCCGAATGCCCGGTCCGGGGCGGCGGCAACCCGGAATGCGCAGCTCGGGGCCCGCCCAGAGCGCGCGATAGAGCGTGTGATACGCGGGCTCTGGACGCGCTCGACGCTCGCCTCCCACGAGCGGCAAGACGACCCCGATCACCCCGCCCCGGCGCAGCCGCGGCGCGTCCGCCTGGCCCGAGGCGTGGGTCAGCGAGCGGCCTTGCGCCACCAGCTGGTACGGCAGGTGAACGTTCAGATCGACGACCGGTAGCGGCCGCTCGGCGACGGGTGCGCCGGCGACGGGCAGCGGCAGGAGAGACAGGCAGAGGGCAGCGAGCGGGAGCAGGACCGCCCGGGTCATGCGTGCGCCGCCGCCTGCCGCGCCGGCTGCCCGCCGCGTTCGCTCGCGGGAGCCGGCTCTCCTTCGACCTGGATGACGAAGTGTCGCGTCGCCACCACGAGCCCCGCGGCGTCCTCACCGAAGACCGCGTACTCGACCTCGTCGCCGCGCTCGAAGCGGCCGAGGGCGATCTCCCAGTAGCTGTTCGGACCGTCGTTTCGCACCCAGCGCGCCTTGCGCGTGTCCTGCCAGCGCCGGCCCGTACGCTCTCTGACCTGGAAGGTCGTCCACACGCTCTGACCCGGCGCGACCGGCCAGGTGCCCACGCACACCACGACTGGCTCCCCCGAGCCGACGCGCTCCGGGCGCCGAGGCGTGTCCTGCTCGAGGTGCCAGACGTGCATCTGCTTGCTCACTTGCTCTTGACGTTGATCTGCTTCGGCTGCGCTTCGGGCTTCTTCGGCACCTTCAAGGTCAAGACGCCGTCCTTGAGGTCGGCCTCGACCTTCTCGCCGTCCACGCCCTCGGGCAGGGTGAACGACCGCACGAAGCTGCCGTAGGAGCGCTCGAAGGTGTAGAAGGTGTCGCCCTTCTCGGACTTCTCGGCCTCGCGCTTGCCGGAGACGGTCAGCCGGTTCTGGGTCAGCTTGACGTCCAGATCCTCGGCCCTGATCCCGGGCAGATCGGCCTTGAACACGAAGGCGTCCTTGCTCTCCTTGACCTCGAAGGCTGCGTTGAAACCCAGATCCTCCCCGAACCAGCGAGGAGCAATTTCACCGAAGGGATCCCAGCGCAACACGTCACGCATGGTGCGGAATGGATCCCACTCCCGCTCCGGGCGCGTCGATTTGGCCTGAGGTTCCTTGTGAACTGCGATGTTTGCCATGGCTGTCACTCCTTGGCTCGACTGGCCAGGAGTGAAGGGAGCAAGGCGCGTTCCAGCCCACATGGCCGGAATTCGGCGACATTGGCCTACGTTTCGCGGCAAAGCCTGCGTGTTTGCTCAGCGCTACGGCAGGCGTTGCGCGCCGGAGCCGCGCGTCCAGCGGAGATTTGCCCGGGCACGCGCGATGCACCCGAGACCAGCATGCGCGCGCTTCGATTGCTGATCGTCCTGTCGCTCGCCGGCGCGTGCGGACCACCGGGGCCGCCGAGCTTCCCCGCCCAGCGTGCCGCCGAGCCCGCCCACTCCGCCGCCGCCATCGAGGGTGAGGTGCTCGGGGTCGATCGCATCGCGCCGAGCGACCGGCTGGCCTCCGGCGTCCAGCTCCGCGTCCAGCCCGGCGCCGAGGGCGCGGTGGTGATCGACCTGGCGCCGGACTGGTACCTCGACCGGCACGGCCTCACCTTTGCCCCTTCC contains:
- a CDS encoding EI24 domain-containing protein; the protein is MQAAPSPERPGFRAGFSSIFAGAAFLVRTPKSWPFAWVPALVLVVLALGLGWAAISGVNALVDGWLGAATSWYGKAAASALTWLGSVLGAILGLLVALALTPPLSSPALEHIVGLAERELGAPDRAPLGFLVEIWCGARAQAFAALFAVPILALLWVAELLFAPAVFVTVPLKLLVSALSLSWNLFDYPLTLRGVRMRDRLGMVLAYKAAALGFGLAFAILFWIPCFGVLLLPVGVAAATRLVWRILDSDPNLLPGVPRRALSSDRLLSPADAAAGSSDRS
- a CDS encoding VWA domain-containing protein, whose product is MHLRHLSKHALVASMALALWFGGCGSDDGGGGTAGGGGSANGSGTGGGSGSGSGGLAFGGGGGGTGGLAIGGGGGAGGSSGDACATTVVESTLVPANLFLVIDRSGSMDCNLPSDGQPSTQCEAFPKPIDTTKPTKWALTQTALQQAIDDLALAGNTSAGTVVFPRPASDCNVTQTPDVPIANLDATQVTALKTFLSGVVPKGKTPLAGATILSYAHLYELLKAGTLTGNLFVVLLTDGFESCAPAELGKLLSTDVPTAYNQLNIRTFVIGVPGSENGRALLSQIAYEGGTAKSSTCTHNATPADVGDCHFDMTKSANFSTDLQAALAQISGTVLSCEINVPKPPPGKKINTNDVKVTVTGNAVTQDSSTTCDQANGWQFSPDKAKIFLCGTACDDAKKPNAKIELDLGCLQDIR
- a CDS encoding AgmX/PglI C-terminal domain-containing protein; its protein translation is MPSGHPLIESTPGRRFGALFAGTLGVMCLHACSAAPSSAVPEPPRLDASAHAPLPKADAQADAEPVEDASPADALAGDAADASDAELSARPVPVLLIERPYLAWARPRPKGEVAAGAHDELLARWNLGGTSDPDFLSNRPSYHPGTRVKVEARVVSGKLPKAAPVDRRTGKPAVVLSETSLLARSRKHGYWPYRLCFERAVQQQGKQKGGETVLSFAVDARGRVGRPRLLRTKLDSAEVVECLLAETRELPLLPPPRRIQVELSVQVWPGDAPLPSLPPSPADPALAGPLDGEALEKALEVEREAFTSCYAQGLARDPGLWGRIQAHVQRDARGRVTAARQSESRFPDPEVVACVLGRLKETRLPVGGGPGFEIALRLGREPDRPPAATP
- a CDS encoding OmpA family protein; its protein translation is MRTLRNTSVTASAVVLLALSAGAFMGCTAEASMSGSMEAGNAPPPPPPATPPDDDGDGIANADDKCPAEKEDGQPPDPKDGCPNQDPDGDGVMGAADKCPNEPETKNEFEDDDGCPDKKPLVMLVGSEVKISQKIQFKKGSAGIEDESKPILDAVADVLKKNPDLQLVEVGGHASKEGDAGFNKTLTQKRVDSVSKELVTRGVEKERLFSQGYGFYCLVDTGETPEAMEKNRRVEFKILWRGGKATDQTRGCEAAEKAGVKPKALPAKPWEAKKEAAPKAEEAKPAAAGEKKLAKPAAEKK
- a CDS encoding FxsA family protein is translated as MGWLLFALFVVLPFVDLVLLLRVGGLIGFWPTVALTVGTGALGAWLAKREGLRVWRAWARALAELRTPEQGIIDGVLVIAGGALLMAPGVLTDVVGLSFLIPPTRRLVARLVRAAVDRRIASGRIHVVTSGFGSIDAAGGAPGGDVVDTTGESVGEAPELTQPKGD
- a CDS encoding glycerate kinase, which encodes MRVLVAPDKLKGSLTAKAAAEAMARGVERAGGSVIGVLPLADGGEGSLEALLAAWGGELRSARVKGALGHEVVARLGLLEGGRTALVESAEAIGLARLSAHRDVLSASSYGVGQLIRAALDAGVERVLIALGGSATNDGGAGALQALGLELVGAPCPVTARDLDRVTRLERGSVDPRLAKVEVVALCDVSSPLTGPTGASLLFAAQKGASADEARALDRALARLAELAGFAADTPGAGAAGGLGFGLAAFAGARLAPGADFVLDAVELERRLRDAELVLTAEGCLDAQTLQGKLVCRLGERCQRAGVPVIAFAGRVAVEAALLAEHGLIAAFPLADGPMTEAESVARAGELLAGAVERVLALSARLRRTEHA
- a CDS encoding membrane dipeptidase, yielding MTRAVLLPLAALCLSLLPLPVAGAPVAERPLPVVDLNVHLPYQLVAQGRSLTHASGQADAPRLRRGGVIGVVLPLVGGERRARPEPAYHTLYRALWAGPELRIPGCRRPGPGIRTWLALEGGATLAAAPTSAGLWATRGVRLFGLVHDRDGELATSAMTPPPVLTGLTPLGREVTRKVYAAGGVVDVSHASEMTLRDVLEIARETGAPVVASHANARALAEHPRNLTDSQLADIGRSGGVVGISFHRRLLARGREAELSHVVAHIRHVAKVAGIDAVAIGSGFEGGITPPHALLNATRFPRLGQALADSGMPRHEVRKVLAGNALRVLCPSKAR
- a CDS encoding Hsp20/alpha crystallin family protein gives rise to the protein MANIAVHKEPQAKSTRPEREWDPFRTMRDVLRWDPFGEIAPRWFGEDLGFNAAFEVKESKDAFVFKADLPGIRAEDLDVKLTQNRLTVSGKREAEKSEKGDTFYTFERSYGSFVRSFTLPEGVDGEKVEADLKDGVLTLKVPKKPEAQPKQINVKSK